CCGCTTGAAAGATATGGATAAAGAGATTGAATCCAAAACACAGATGCTCTCCAAAGTCAAAGTATATCTTGCAGGTATCGTGGCGACACAAATCAAATACAATGAAAAATTTTCAAATGCGACAGAAGATTTAAAACGCGCGACGAGTATCGTCCAAAATATGGTTGAGAATTATGGCATGGGCGATAAAGTCTTGCCAAATAATCATGATGTAGAGAAAATTTTGGATGAAGCATTTGCAGAAGTCGAGAAGTTTTTATTAGGTATGGGAAGTACGCTAGATAGCATTTCAAACATATTGTTTGAAAAAGAGAGCGTTTCACGGGAAGATTTAAAAAAGATTCTCAATGAAATATTTTAGTGGATTTTGTTTTAAAGGGGAATCAAAACTATTTGAAGATTGGCTAGAGGTTTGTGATTTTTGTGTCGCAGGCTTTGGTATGGGCGCCATTGATGCTTTTGAATATGCACTGCAGAGTGAAACAAGAATCGACAAACTTCAGCTCTTTTCTCCTGTTTTTTTTCAAAATAGAAGCGAAATATTCAAAAAAAATCAAATAGAACGTTTTCTCAAAAATCCCGATAATTACTGTTCAGATTTTATAAATCGAGCGCAATATCCCTATCATGATG
This genomic window from Sulfurospirillum sp. 1612 contains:
- the bioV gene encoding pimelyl-ACP methyl ester esterase BioV, which translates into the protein MKYFSGFCFKGESKLFEDWLEVCDFCVAGFGMGAIDAFEYALQSETRIDKLQLFSPVFFQNRSEIFKKNQIERFLKNPDNYCSDFINRAQYPYHDDLSIYRKHSTKEVLKKALYYVWDQEQIKRLCERNTAIEVYLGGLDQILDTTAALEFFTPFADVYFMKNAGHLLR